The genomic stretch aaacaacaaaaagcaaattcCCATacgaaactcaaatactattgatccgttttccatcgtatccacttttgtgcatggtagagaggggacgacccttcttcttgtctaggcaagaaagggaattccacgatcctccagtgtttctaacaccatagggagtccactcttgacgaaaacatttaacaattgaggacaaagataccctagcttgacacaacttggaggtgatttattggtatcctcctaggcttagtagtttgaagaaaccatatctataatggaattaCTTACCCTTTAAATAATTTCcaaataatttccgccacttagatgaggaaagtggctattcatttttgtagatgcatccattacttgttttgcgtgctttaatgcttggatgtgtcgccattttgacaAGCCGCACTTTGCCTTGCACGAAGGCATTCtatctcatggttgtcttgttgtgagtagaaggggcggagtgaaacccactaattgtctcacatcggctatattagtaggttagtttgaataagggtcctagtttttgtcacctctttacttgggacgagcaacggttcgatttggggatgtttgatgtgactcatatttgaccacatttagtccccgaattagcctcgttcctatgctttatagtgcatattTGGATAATTTACTATCTTtaatttcccattttgcatattctttgaggttttgtttccttggtaggagagagtgcaaaccttgcatttacatggcgaaataaAGCTAAAtcgatcgcatctaatgaccaagcatcaaagggaagacaatacTAGAAGACATATGtggataataaagtagattgggcaatgatgaaagaatccttgcatcctcaacaagatccccgcggattgttgaggaatTAAGAGAAGAAAGTTGTCTGACCcaagatccgagcggattgctgcCAATGCCAAACCGAGCGTCTCCCtgcaccacaatccgagcgtcccgtgctcaagacgctcgtcttgaagccataGGATCCGAGCGTTTCCCctaatgatccgctcggatcacctTACAGAAACCACCGTACCAGCTTccaagccgctcgggacgagcatatccatGCGGGACTAGCAAAACGGGGATGCTCATTTCCTcgggagaggagcatttcctcaacttttcttaagggtcttaatagtcatttaagcccttagaaaccctaatatttagtataaatacccatttgtactacttagattagcatgctctcttaatcaagttgtaatcaattagtaatcttatcttaatcttgtaatcaactcctaatttagttttaatacaaatctcattccttaatttctttattattcttcatttattttgggtaattagaagattatttgggtttatttggaggattgacaaccttccatcaatcatcaaatacttctattattctttactttattatttggaatcatcttcataggtataattctctcttaatcctttttaattattgttaatcatcttcatttgttcatcatgttttgccttgcttgtatgattgacaaccttgttagcatgttaaacttgataatgagtgagtagtttccttagctagggttaatggggaattagggaaaacaaTCACGGgtattgattcatgcttaatctaataagttttcataatttgcttgcttgttgtaattccaacttatgcacatgttatgtttgatgaaatgcgagcctatgaatccttgaattttttacccatcacttatcttttcaatgagacttgtaagatataaaccaactcgagtctcattagaccatgcatatagttggatatgaaggattaagtcgacttgtaggtgttgtacaatctaattgattcggctccgggacccaaaccttcttaaggattgtaagatatacactaactcgatcccattacaaaaataagtgcttgcatctagtagagaacatgtttgtatgatcaactcccatgaatctcctatgaacccatgacaccctagtgcttttaatcaattgtttacatctcatcttCTTGCTTGCATTTATTACTTTATTTttacattgttgattagtttagttgatctcctatctcaacccaattgtgacacccctagacacaaccatttgcaattgaaaatcctacatcaatacccgtcgagtaatttgtgaagttataaatattgttttggttggtaacttttgacgacgagtttaaaccggaccaaaaatagtttgtgaagttataaggAAGTAGAAGCTAGAGATCATGTGGAGAGCAGAATGGCGTAATGAAAGTAgtataagaaaaaaaaatacaGAAATTGTTTGGTAATGTTTCTCGCTAGTTGTATCTTATCTACAAGCTGCATCTAGGGTGCACTGAGGCGCTTTGGCTGTGCCTCACTGAGCCTTGTTGTGCCTCACCAAGCCTTGGGCTTAACTGCTTTAGCATCGTCACTAAAGCGTGCATTTTTTATGTTTGAAGTACATACATCCACCCTACTTACTCAGCCAAAACCAATAGCCGTTGCCCTGGGGTGATGTTTACTTGTGGTTTCACCGGTGACCGTTCAAATGGTGATTTCACCGGTGATGCTTCAAATGGTTGTTTATGACTGCCAATACCAAGTCATTCTGAGAGTTGGGCTTTTTTATTGTTCGTTAGTTAGTTACTTAACTCAGCTCCTGATGCCATTTCAGGTCAGCGAGTTGTGGTTGTCTCTCATGGAGGTGCAATACGAACACTACATAATCGGGCTGCAACCAAAGGACAGTCTCCAGGCAAGATATTGAATACATCCGTGAGTGTACTTGAGTTATCGGAGGGAGACTTGTGGTCTATCAAATCTTGGAATGACGCCAGCCATCTGAAGCAAACAGATTTTTTGGAGTCTGCTTTTGGTGGGGATTCTTCCTCAGGCTAGCTTATTATGATAAACATTGTGCTTTATTCAATCCATTTGTGCAAGAAGAAATACAAGCATCGCGAGAGCCTAGACATGAACTATAGAGCCTGAGTAAAGGCAGTTATTTTGTATAATCTTGGAGGCAAAGATGTGTTGAACCCATTGAtacttttttttatcataataaaGAGGTTTTCAACAACGCTTAATCGTCTATTATGTTTATAATGGGGCCTGGTTGATTGCGAGTCGTGATGGTCAGTCCTGTAATTACGTCTTGCTTTCTGCTTTCGTTGATGTGACCGATTCTTATCATATGGATTGTGAAAACGCCGGTTGGCAGCTGGAGTTAGGTTTAACTGTTGATTGTGGACAATAGCGGTGTTGGCTATGAAAGCGTaagatttatgttattgatgacGTTCTGATTGATGCATTATTATTCTGAGGTATATTTTGTCAAAACAGTGGACTCAAGCGTGAGGTATATGTATATGATAGCACAGGCATGCGTGCGCCTGAGTCAGCATTCCTGATATGGTGCTGGTTATGGGCAGCTCATAGCTGAGTCGAATATTTGGTGATCGCGCCTGGTATCATTCTTCATTGTCTGCTGCCTTCCAAGAAAGATCACGTCTGTGTGTGCGCGTGAGTGCACATGAATGAGGGGGGCGGGGCTACTTTGTTTGAAGGGTTCCTATGCCCCATAATTTTCGTATCTTGTCATCAGTAGAAGAGACTTAATGCAAAACCACAGAATCCTCCTGAAAATCAAGGAATCAGAAGTACCAGAGAAATTTGATTTATTTGTTTATAATCAACCTTCTTCTGCAGACCTACTAACTGTTACAGGTGCAGGAGTTGAGTTTGCCAGCAGAGTTTGTTGTGGGTCCCTTAGAAAGAAGCTACCAGAATGACCTTTTGTAAATTCCGATACCATGTCTAATGATTCATCCGATCTACCCATTAGATGAAGTCCAGGAAAATGATTTCCCCATATATCATACGTAAATCTGCCTTCAGGATCCGTTCTTTTCTCTTCTACTACCTGGACTGCTTTCTGGGGTTTCACCTTTGGTCCTGGGGCTCGAGCATGTGGAGAGATTGCCATTCTCGAAGGACATAACCTCTCTGTCCCCGAAAATGTAGCACAAGGCAACACCACTGGTTTACTTCTTGTAGAATCTGGACAAAATGGTCGTCGAGTATATAACAGGTCAGTACAGTTTCCAGAAACTTCTACGGAAACAGCTGACTGTGTACTTGTGTAACTCGTGGATTCGTCAGAACGACTCTCTCTTGGGGACAGGGAACACGTGTTTTTAGGTGAGGGAGTTGTGATCGGTGACAGAGGAGATGACGGTGTGGAATTCCCGCTTTGACTGGTTGAAACTTCTATATGCGCCATCAGCCCTGAATTGACTCCGCTTCTCTTCCTCGGCCTCCTCCTCTTGTCCTTACGAGTTCTTACCGTCAAACTAACAGGTGGGGCGTCCTTGCCACCACCACTCTCTATTTCTATCGACTTAGATATTGAGGAGGCCGAAAAACTAGTTTCAGTAGTAGCATCAGATGAACCTGCAGTCTTGCAATCAGCATACTCCACGATAATCGCCTTTTTCAAGTCCCCTTTATCTCTTTGAACCTTTTTTAAGCGAGTCGATGTTTTCTCTCTTGGCCTAACAATAGGAATCGATCTCTTCTCACATGTTATCAAGTAATCTACCGGGGAATCAGAGGGCGTGATTTGGAGTGTTATAAACCAGAACAAGAGGATCATTAAAACAGCAGCTATAGCTAGAACCACGGCAATAACGCATACCTTAACTTGCACCCAGAAAATGGATTTCCTACAAAAATTAAGAATATCAATCGGTATACTCGCTTGCATCGGTACTATAAGCATTCCAGAAGCAAACTTGAACTCCAGGTCCCTATGTACCACAGGCCTGGAAAAATCCGCTTGGTACGATATATCAAGTTCATATGATTCCCCTGGCCCAAGAGCAAACCCCTTGCAATTGTGTACTAAAAACCCATCCAGCCCACATGATGCCCCGGAGACCTCTATCCTCTCGATTTTGAGATCAAAATCACCAGCATTTAAAGCAATCAGCTTCTTCAACATTGGCTCAACAGGAGAGGACACATTTGTTGGATTAGGCAGGCTCGTATTGAAATGGAGCTCGTGTTTGAGTTCAGGGCCCTCAAGCAAGACCAAGGAAAGCAATCCACCATATCCACGAAGAGATAAACGCTCTACACCAGATAAATTGTTTCTTATCAAAGCCAAGCTCGTCCATTCACATCGATTGGAAGGGCGAAAGAAGATGGGACCCAGTGATGCCGTGCCATATGGATGTAGGAAAGCCTCCGTCACAGTATTCTCCACCATGGAAAACCCGTATCTGGTTGGACCGGCAGAATCATGATGGACAAAATTATTCAACCAGGGTGACGGGATATGACTGATGTGAGGTTTACAATTATCCACGATTTCACCCGAATTTAGAATTAGCTGCACTGTAACAGAATATTGGCTGGGATTTTTGACAGTAATTGACTTGCCAGAGTATCTGTCTAGTGGCACCAGTGGGAAAAAAAGCTCGTGATCATCAAGCAAATAAAGATCATTCATCGTCCTCTGATCCCTCCATTTCTGAAGCACAAATTCATCCACTTCAGTATCACCCATTACCTATAATTAGCAATAAGATATAATTATAACAAACTAATACGGAGTAAGAAATATTTAATGTACTCCatcaaacaaagaaaataaataaattgcatatGGACTCATTTGCTTTGTGGTTACAATCCGTCTTAttgtagacggacactatccgtctaaagctgtagacggatagtgtccctctcacaaaatgcaagtgggagggtAAGTGGGGGTATTCATTTTCCACCTACTTGAACTATCCACTCTCATTTTGTGAgaggacactatccgtctacagctttagacggatagtgtccgtttacagctttagacggatagtgtccgtctaaagtTGAGAATTTGTGACGCAGTGATGCCTGTAAGAACTAATATGGATGATAAGAGCGGCATGCTACCACATTTGAGTTCAATTTCAATATATCCACAAGGAGTCAAGTTCCTCGAGGATGGTAATAATTTCCTCAAGAATATAGCGGGAAGGTATTAAAAAACCATCATGAAACTTATGAAAGGCACAAGAAAAGACATTGTCTTCACGTTTTATCAGAATCATTGTAAggaccaacaacaacaaaaaggatGCACACAACAAGGGCAGCAGCGACTATTTTGTTTCATACCTTGGTAAATGTTGACGGCCTCTCAGTGCTCAAAGGAAGATGATTCCGTAACACTGGCTGCTGTTTGAGGCAAATCCCAAAAAGATTTTGACAAGGAACCTCGAGGCTAGGATTCCTTGAGTCATTTGCCAGAATAACTAGCTTACAACTCAAACTCTGATGGGCCATATTGACAAATGATTCAGAATTGACATCTGAAGTATTGTACGTTACCAATGCTACTTGTGTGACACTGCCAGGAAAAAGAAGGAGGCCTTTCACGTATTTGATCTTCAGGAGCTTCTTGCTTTCAGCAAC from Silene latifolia isolate original U9 population chromosome 2, ASM4854445v1, whole genome shotgun sequence encodes the following:
- the LOC141643475 gene encoding uncharacterized protein LOC141643475 isoform X1, translated to MLQPATVLYIWASLGIVCTLACLAECVSFPLEGVCNLVDNSACCSSIRNSAVGLENSYQCHFALDYRARWQKHFSDSENVCCCSEEFPFHSTLHDSHSKEQCSKEKPDINVGWSSNDFLTHLVDGATLACFLKIRWLDHSTILHSVNNTDPIVLSPGRERLLYKREAGISSLNIEIEKSPSSELSFRCLSISPKKLDWGQNYIYHPSVAFLRLENICNENVIKVFEPFSTDSQFHPFNFSEVLLGPGEFTSIPFVFLPKWLGSSSAELVLQTSLGGFLVQAKGSVIESPDKLVPLLGFNVSSGGWPNRKLSVANPFDEAIHWKEVTAYFSAIGNDNTHLAQVICFKQNPGFNGYSFSDDKKRSNDVIELLDSVVLTIGRLRLLDGERETITVPFEALINNPATWKDIAPPLSAFIDAVGSCSESEITISVSVTNNASDLLKVVQITEVAESKKLLKIKYVKGLLLFPGSVTQVALVTYNTSDVNSESFVNMAHQSLSCKLVILANDSRNPSLEVPCQNLFGICLKQQPVLRNHLPLSTERPSTFTKVMGDTEVDEFVLQKWRDQRTMNDLYLLDDHELFFPLVPLDRYSGKSITVKNPSQYSVTVQLILNSGEIVDNCKPHISHIPSPWLNNFVHHDSAGPTRYGFSMVENTVTEAFLHPYGTASLGPIFFRPSNRCEWTSLALIRNNLSGVERLSLRGYGGLLSLVLLEGPELKHELHFNTSLPNPTNVSSPVEPMLKKLIALNAGDFDLKIERIEVSGASCGLDGFLVHNCKGFALGPGESYELDISYQADFSRPVVHRDLEFKFASGMLIVPMQASIPIDILNFCRKSIFWVQVKVCVIAVVLAIAAVLMILLFWFITLQITPSDSPVDYLITCEKRSIPIVRPREKTSTRLKKVQRDKGDLKKAIIVEYADCKTAGSSDATTETSFSASSISKSIEIESGGGKDAPPVSLTVRTRKDKRRRPRKRSGVNSGLMAHIEVSTSQSGNSTPSSPLSPITTPSPKNTCSLSPRESRSDESTSYTSTQSAVSVEVSGNCTDLLYTRRPFCPDSTRSKPVVLPCATFSGTERLCPSRMAISPHARAPGPKVKPQKAVQVVEEKRTDPEGRFTYDIWGNHFPGLHLMGRSDESLDMVSEFTKGHSGSFFLRDPQQTLLANSTPAPVTVSRSAEEG
- the LOC141643475 gene encoding uncharacterized protein LOC141643475 isoform X2 — protein: MLQPATVLYIWASLGIVCTLACLAECVSFPLEGVCNLVDNSACCSSIRNSAVGLENSYQCHFALDYRARWQKHFSDSENVCCCSEEFPFHSTLHDSHSKEQCSKEKPDINVGWSSNDFLTHLVDGATLACFLKIRWLDHSTILHSVNNTDPIVLSPGRERLLYKREAGISSLNIEIEKSPSSELSFRCLSISPKKLDWGQNYIYHPSVAFLRLENICNENVIKVFEPFSTDSQFHPFNFSEVLLGPGEFTSIPFVFLPKWLGSSSAELVLQTSLGGFLVQAKGSVIESPDKLVPLLGFNVSSGGWPNRKLSVANPFDEAIHWKEVTAYFSAIGNDNTHLAQVICFKQNPGFNGYSFSDDKKRSNDVIELLDSVVLTIGRLRLLDGERETITVPFEALINNPATWKDIAPPLSAFIDAVGSCSESEITISVSVTNNASDLLKVVQITEVAESKKLLKIKYVKGLLLFPGSVTQVALVTYNTSDVNSESFVNMAHQSLSCKLVILANDSRNPSLEVPCQNLFGICLKQQPVLRNHLPLSTERPSTFTKKWRDQRTMNDLYLLDDHELFFPLVPLDRYSGKSITVKNPSQYSVTVQLILNSGEIVDNCKPHISHIPSPWLNNFVHHDSAGPTRYGFSMVENTVTEAFLHPYGTASLGPIFFRPSNRCEWTSLALIRNNLSGVERLSLRGYGGLLSLVLLEGPELKHELHFNTSLPNPTNVSSPVEPMLKKLIALNAGDFDLKIERIEVSGASCGLDGFLVHNCKGFALGPGESYELDISYQADFSRPVVHRDLEFKFASGMLIVPMQASIPIDILNFCRKSIFWVQVKVCVIAVVLAIAAVLMILLFWFITLQITPSDSPVDYLITCEKRSIPIVRPREKTSTRLKKVQRDKGDLKKAIIVEYADCKTAGSSDATTETSFSASSISKSIEIESGGGKDAPPVSLTVRTRKDKRRRPRKRSGVNSGLMAHIEVSTSQSGNSTPSSPLSPITTPSPKNTCSLSPRESRSDESTSYTSTQSAVSVEVSGNCTDLLYTRRPFCPDSTRSKPVVLPCATFSGTERLCPSRMAISPHARAPGPKVKPQKAVQVVEEKRTDPEGRFTYDIWGNHFPGLHLMGRSDESLDMVSEFTKGHSGSFFLRDPQQTLLANSTPAPVTVSRSAEEG